A single region of the Nitrosomonas sp. Is79A3 genome encodes:
- the metW gene encoding methionine biosynthesis protein MetW, giving the protein MTDTTAPSTIALRPDFAAIAEWIKPGAKILDLGCGDGSLLRYLRDTRNVFGYGVEIDDDNLLSCFCNGINVIQNDLETGLSGFESDSFDYVILSQTLQAMRHTEGIIQEMLRVGKEGIVSFPNFGYWKNRMQVISGHMPVSKTLPYHWYDTPNIHLCTLGDFEALCQQCDARILERRVMNGDHPVNFLPNLMGMLAFYRFERRE; this is encoded by the coding sequence ATGACTGATACAACAGCACCATCAACCATCGCATTACGCCCGGATTTCGCTGCTATTGCCGAATGGATTAAACCCGGCGCAAAGATTCTGGACTTAGGCTGCGGCGACGGCTCACTGCTGCGCTATTTGCGCGATACGCGTAATGTTTTTGGCTATGGCGTGGAAATCGACGACGACAATCTGCTCAGTTGCTTTTGTAATGGCATTAATGTGATCCAGAATGACCTGGAAACAGGGCTGTCCGGATTTGAATCGGATTCGTTCGATTATGTCATTCTGTCCCAGACTTTACAGGCCATGCGCCATACCGAAGGCATCATCCAGGAAATGCTGCGGGTGGGTAAGGAAGGCATTGTTTCATTTCCAAATTTCGGCTACTGGAAAAACCGCATGCAGGTTATTTCCGGGCATATGCCTGTGTCAAAAACTCTGCCGTATCATTGGTATGACACGCCCAATATCCATTTATGCACGTTGGGTGATTTTGAAGCGCTGTGCCAGCAATGTGACGCGCGTATTCTCGAACGCAGGGTGATGAACGGTGATCATCCGGTTAATTTCCTGCCGAATCTGATGGGAATGCTGGCGTTTTACCGCTTTGAGCGGCGAGAGTAA
- a CDS encoding ferritin-like domain-containing protein — protein sequence MKSLFETAEHCLIACEIEEKLRLAGQTAQTWRDGLLSLDCKDTPEPIGEPGHPGRPVLVAPDKVPKRGLGTKEGISALVHAMAHIEFNAVNLAWDAVYRFRDLPEQYYSDWIKVAEEEAYHFRLLRTRLNELGTDYGEFTAHNGLWDMAKRTAFDPMVRMALVPRVLEARGLDVTPGIIKRLRQAGDEKTAAMLEIILHDEVEHVAIGSRWFKYFCQQRGLDSERTFRELISQYFTRPISGPFDYAARQKAGFTIAELEALECMEISAAHCKKNSSNRA from the coding sequence ATGAAATCCCTATTTGAAACCGCCGAGCACTGCCTGATCGCCTGCGAAATCGAAGAAAAACTGCGTTTGGCCGGGCAAACGGCACAGACATGGCGTGACGGCTTATTGTCTTTAGATTGCAAAGACACGCCTGAACCGATTGGCGAGCCCGGACATCCGGGCAGACCTGTTCTGGTGGCACCCGACAAGGTACCCAAACGCGGCCTGGGTACCAAAGAGGGCATTTCCGCCCTAGTCCATGCAATGGCGCATATCGAATTCAACGCCGTTAATCTTGCCTGGGACGCCGTATATCGTTTCCGTGATTTACCTGAACAGTACTACAGCGATTGGATAAAAGTGGCGGAAGAGGAAGCTTATCATTTTCGATTGTTGCGCACGCGCTTGAATGAGCTGGGCACTGACTATGGAGAATTCACGGCACATAATGGTTTGTGGGATATGGCTAAGCGCACGGCATTTGATCCGATGGTGCGCATGGCGCTGGTGCCGCGTGTGCTGGAAGCCAGAGGATTGGATGTGACACCCGGCATTATCAAACGCTTGCGTCAGGCCGGTGACGAGAAGACGGCCGCAATGTTAGAAATCATTTTGCATGATGAAGTCGAGCATGTGGCGATCGGATCGCGCTGGTTTAAATATTTTTGTCAGCAACGCGGACTGGATTCAGAGCGGACCTTTCGAGAATTGATCAGCCAATACTTTACACGGCCGATATCCGGTCCATTTGATTATGCAGCCAGACAAAAAGCAGGGTTTACGATAGCCGAGCTAGAAGCGCTTGAATGCATGGAAATCTCCGCAGCGCATTGCAAAAAAAATTCATCGAATCGCGCTTAA